aaattaccaaaaagagAACAGATCTTTCCTGAAAGTCGTCTTCAGAGATTCCTGTGTCATTTTGACCTCCAACATCCAATTTCCAAGGCTGAGATTCAGTCTTCTCTTCGTTTGGTGTGCAGCTACAACAATTAGATAAATGTTTGGCTATAATTAGGAGCCAAGAATGCCAAAAGAAGTTAGTACAATTGTTTTTAGTGCAAAAGGGAAGACTAGAGGAGCGAAGAAAAGTCGTACAACCGACAGAACTAGAGAATCTAAGAGCGCAGGAAGATGGCCTTGGCCGCACGATCGCATATTTTGGTAAAATgcactttcttcttcttattacCAACTTTATGGTGTGAAAGAAAACCATCATCTCAACAAATTTGTCATCTGGAATCAGCGCTTTACTGATGCTCGTCTTTCCGGCATCTCAACAAATTTGGCCCACAAATTCCTTTGACAAACGCACTAATAGCAGTGGAGATCTAAATtaaaaatccaatttttttttttgtcaggaTTAAAAATCCAATTGAAGGGCTCACGTGGGGCCCAAATATGTCTAGCCAGATACTGCAACTTTATCAAGTGGAAGGGCGAGCCTCAGGCGGTAGTTCGCTGATAGGATCTTTACTTAGACGTTATCGTTTCGATTCCAGCCTAAGCTATCGTATGGTGCATTTTTGGGGGCGGGCTTTGTAGGAATTTTTCTTGATCAATCAAGACCGTAAAATGTTCAGGTACTGTTGCTACTACAACTGCTCTTGCTCCACGCTCTTGAAGGTCAACATCTTGAACAAGTAATCAAAGAAGCCGATTAAGCAAACAAAAGCTTGTAAACATGGTTGAGCAGAAAACCTCATAGATCttttgacaaaagaaaaaagactcATAGATCAAACTATATCCAAGATGAATGGAGCTAAGTATTTGCATGGTATCCAAGATGTTTACCAGTAGAAACAGAGGGCATAAACTGTAATCTCTATCCTTGAAAACGTCTGTTTTTATTACCAGCCAAAGGAGGCATATTATCTTCCTCGTTATTCCAAAAAATAGCAACCTCGTCTATATTTGTTGGGGTGTCCGTATCGTTAATATGAAGAGCTAAGCAACATTAGACTAAAGAAGTGCATGTGAAAATAAACTAAATGCAAGACAAATCAAAATTAAACATCACAAGTGCAATAACTGAGACATACACGCAATGCTTGAACATTGGTTTTCTCATGAACCAAACAAAGTATGAAGGCATTGCCTTGCTCTACGTATACAACCTATACCAATTCAGTTGTTACTTACAATTTGCTTATGCAGCCAGCAAAATGGCTTGGCCCTACAAACTAGTTACCACCAACAAGCACTGAAGGCTCTTTTTGACGACGATCACGAGCTGTAAAACCAGCATACCACGCAACCCTCATGAGCTGCATGCCAAGAACGAGCACCCACCAACAAACCAGTCCCCTGATGGTGTGCAACATCCATGCTGGTGCAGTGAGCTCAGCTCCCAGCTTCAGCCCCCTCATCAGCTGCAATAACCGATAAGATTCATACACAACAGGGGTCACCAACCATACTGGCGACTGCCAGTGCCATGTAAGCATCTCTGTCAGTATTTGTACAGACAGAAGGAGAAGGTAGGGACCCAACAGAACCAAATATGATATAGGAGGCAGAAAAGGCTGAAGCAGACCCTTTTGAGAAGCAAACATCGTCAACAGCGGAACAACAAAGCCCATTATGTTTGCAACCATGTTCCAGAACTGATAACTAACAGGAGGCCTACTGCCGAAAACATGTCCAGAATTTTCTGGACGAGCACAAGAATCAGCTAGGAGGAGAAACAGGGATGCACCAAGATTAAAAATGCAGTCCAGTCCTGTCAATGAAAGAAGGCTGGCAATATTTGGGCCGAGGAAAATTGACGAAACTGGTAACCACAAGGTGGGCACCATGCCTGTTGCTAACAGAATGGGAGGTCCCAAAAGCCACACCGTCCATCTCAGGTAGGGGAGCAGCAACATTGGCCGATGACTTGCATCCTCTTTGGAATTTTTTGCTGTAGCTTCATCAGTTTTCTCTGAATTCAGGGCTTCAAATATAGTGCCAGACTTCTGCAAGAATCTACCTTCAGCATCGCTAGCAGGAGCATACGCAATCTCCGCAGGTTCCCACGGGGTCATATTTGAAGAGCAAAGAGCAAGGCGCTTGAAGCCTCTTCTTGTTAGTGGCTTTTGGAATTTCCACAATTTCAATTGCTTATGGTGGTCAGAGGATAGACTACCCACCGATAAGAAAGATGTTGAATGGGCTAAAGTTGCCATTCCTTCTGCCACGAATGAGCTCAACAGCTAAGATGGAATAATCCTGACACTTACCtgaataagaaataaaaaaaatcttcaGCAAGATTCAAGTATAGACTAAAATGAGAAAAGCTAACCGAGTGCATTTGCTGTATAACACAATATTTCCAGTTAAGATTCCAATGAAATCACAAGCAAAAGGTCCACACCTCTTGGGGTGTTACAAAGAACTTACGCTACAACTCAAGGACTTTCAATGCCACAAACAGTAAAACCAGAGCACACCGTCACAGTGTCTACATTACCCAGAAGAAATGAGTTTGATTCCAGATTTGATGCTTTGAAACAATCATTTAgtcaattaaaggaaaaaagtaaACCTCAACATAGTGTCCAAGCTGATAAAGAAATAGGAAGAAATCGACAAAGTTAGGATTTAGGATGAATTGAAATATAAATGGTTAGCCAAAAGGAACTTGATAGTCATTTTCAGATATACTGTAAAGATAATCATAGAAAATACAACACCATTCTATCATTGTATCTCAATCTATTCTCTAGTTCATTTGCTTCCAGCCCCAGTTTAAGATTGCCTACCAAGGAAGTTCCGGTTGTTGTCCACGGTTTTCCCCAATCAAGCTGAACTACATGACTCCACCATTTGGCTTAAAGAAGTACAGGACCAACAAAGTGATCTTTAACCAAGTAAAGAAGCTCAGTCATCGAACAGGAAAAAATAGTTGAAACAGGGGGGCACATGACCGTCTACTTTCTTATAAACTAATGGCTTTCACTTTTACGAATCCAACAAAGATTTCGCAATTTTTATTAGACCCGTTTTTTAATATAAAACCATAAGAGGTTGAAATTTCTTATCAATTAAATCACTCGAAGGCAATCAGAAACATCTCAAGCAAATTCACGCAATCCCAGAACCTCAAAGATCAAACATAATAGATAAATTCTATGAAAACCAAATCCACGCCTAATTTCCtcattggtgaaattttttttttttttaaagaattttctGAAACTAGATGCACTCAATCAAGAAGTAGATCCAAAAGATAGTAACAAAGCTTTTTTCTGGAACCCATGAGAATCATGTCATCATTTTGGACCCAAGAAATTATTATGTAAATCACCTAAAGTTTGCATTTTCAAAGATTCTTTGTTTTTCCTATAGTTTGAAACTACCAAAACCTCCACCAAGATTATTGTATGATACGTTTTTACTGGAAAAGAAATTAAGTAATGTTTGCCTAAGATGAACTGGGGATCAGATAGAATAAAAAGCAATCAGCTATATGCTAAAACCAGCAAAATATTCAAACTCTTTTTGGGTTCTGTGTCCAATTAATCAGGTAGGAAATCAGAGAAGCCAAGAAACCAAAATTCAGATAAAGATACCGGAATAGTAATTAGCAACTAggaagtgaaagcaaagagaaaGTACCATCGAGAGGTTAACCATTTCTACAATCTACCCAGTGGCAGTGAGGTGGGACTTGGGAGAACCAGAAGAAGCCCTGGTTATTTCCTAGTAATTGTCGGAATCAAATATCCTAATGACAAGTAAATGACGTTTTAGGACTGCAAATCAGCAGATGCCTCCGTGGAAATAAATGGGCTCACTTTCAACTTTTAAGGAGCATTTTTTATTGGGCCTTGAATCATGTGAAGATTATTTGAGCCCAGAAAGGGTGGAAAAATGTAAATTACACACAAAGAAGTTACGAAGTAGATTACACACAAAGGAGTTGATTACATTAGGACAAAAACCAGGCCAAAAAATCCCCTTGTCCCTCAATGCGTCTTAAATCCCATGACTCCTAACCCTTCcctgttgcaaaaaaaaaaaaaaaaagaacagacaAAAAAGACGTAATCTATTGAAGTACTTAAATTTTATCTCCAACATCCAATTTAATTGGTAAGAACATTAATTAGGCGATCGTGAAATTCGCGATTCGACTCTtaaattcttttctttccttctttttattgtaatatttgGAATCTCCTTTgagctccaaaaaaaaaaaaaaagtattttaaAAGACCAACATCAGACTATTTAGGCCATAGGAGACCTATTTTGAGAACGATGTGCCAAAACCAAATAAAATTGTAACAGCTATAGTGTACATTAGCAATTATGCTTTGCTTCCCATTCTAGGTTCTTCAAGTCCAGAAGAGTCCCgtgaaaaattttgataagcGTAGATGCAATATGAACGTCGTGGGGTTGCATGGGGCTGCCTTAATTTTTACCCCTTCAAGAGAACCACCTTTTATTCTGGTTGTCACAAaacattgaaaaaaaagaaaagaaaagaaaagaggcacGTCCAACATCAATGTTTATTGGTCTTATCTCCATTATCATTACACTCTCTATGCGGTTAGGAATAACTCTCTCTAATCTTGGGGTCTTGGCTCGCCAATGCTAGAAGGACTATCAGGAAACAAACCTAATACTGTGTAAGTCCAAACGATCAAGGATAAGATAATAATTGAAGATTGCAGAAAGAACTGGTTTAGCACATGCTGTAAACATTTTTGACAAGTGTCTGATTGAAATCAAGGCATTTTATAAATCTGTAGTGATTTAGTCAAATATCATTAGTCTAATGATGACTTGGCCACTAATAACTATCGGCTAATCAGAAGATTAATTCGTGATTGTCTCTCCAATCACTAGTCAGAATCTTTATGGTAGTTTCTTCGAATGAGCTTCTCTTGGAATTTTATCTCTGCTTATAATATTTTATACTTCAATTGACAAAAACAGCAGAGGTTAATTTAATTCCCTCGTCCAATTAGTCCACATGAATGGGATTTTTCGTTTAACAGTTGGATCTTATCGTTATAAACGTTCTCCCAGAATAAAAAtctagatcttttttttttaaaagtatttttatactaattattattttaaggtCATTAATGTCATTTTATTAAACCATAATAGGAAATTGCAACAAAAAATAACATTAGGGAAAAAGTGCAAATTTGTCAGGAAAAAATTAGTCGAGATGATTGTGAGAGTTGAATAGGAGAAAGATAATTGAGGAGAGTGATAGCTCTAGTACGTTACATTCCATAGGTGATTTTTTACTTAAAGatgcaaaattttttctttaactattagaaagtttaatttgagaaaaataaactttgtcaaataaaatttatttctcAAAGCATAAATTTCTATTTGTGACTAAAACGTACTATTTGGGAGATATATTTACcagttttattgaaaaactaaCACTAATTATTCTAATATAGTATTGGAAAagactcactaacactaatatTAATTATTCTAATACAATATTGAAAAAGACGTTAACAACCTAATGCGTAGCTAAGGGCCATAGTAGGTTATCCAATATCGTTACTATAACCATCAACACTTTAGCATTGTCCTGTGGGTAAAAGATAaagggcaagcatgatttatCCCAAAAAACAAGAATAAAGGAAAAAGCATTCAGAGTTGGTCAAAGCTTTATATGGAAAATAATCTTAGCATTGTTGGCTTCGAATCTTCTGTTCCCAAATTAGTTTCTATCCCCTCTGTCTCTTCTTTATACAGTTGCCACGTCTCTCTAACTTTTGATAATCCAAATTCAAACGAATCGATAATAATCGATTGATAAGTTTACtcaaaactaattaaaacagataactcaaaacttttttttattttaacaaaaaagaGTCTTGTTGGTCATGAACATAGAAATCAACTaaaacttttctttattttctaccccaaatcatttttttcttgaACCCTAACTAGTACTTTAATTTGAGTTAtctattttaattgattttgaatAAACTTGTCAATCAATTATTATCAATTTGTTTGAGTTTGGGTTATCAAAAAATTAGAGACACATGATAACTATACAAAGAAGGGATAGAGGAGTTAAAGACTAATTTGGGGATGGAAAATTCGAAGCCAGCATTGTCCGGTTGGCAAAAGGATAAAGAGCAAGCATgatttatcccaaaaaaaaaaacacaaaacaaatggaaagCATTCAGAGCATGTGGTCAAAGCTTTATATGGAAAATAATCTTTTACACCTGTGCATACACATATATATGAATGAAAAGCTATTTATTGGACATTAATTGCTTGTATTTTGTCCAACGATAAAAACGCTATAAGTTCCAACTTATGTTATCAAAACTAATACTAGTTAGTATATTGTACGCATAGAAGAAAGCTGCAGAAAATGGGGGTAAAGAATACACGTCTTCTAGTCCTGGCGATGCTATTGACAGCGGCGATTGCAGACTCAACAACAACTCACAAAGGACCGATCGGTCTGGAGGACTGCCATGACGAGGAGTGCCGAGACTACTGCGACAAAGCCTGTACCTTCTACTGCCGAACCCGTTGAGGCGATGTTGGCCCCGTGTGTTACCAGGACTGCTTGGAAAAATGTCCTCCAGATTTTGTCTAGAATAGATGGTTTTGCATCCAATAACTACAACAGCCACTGATAACAATTCGCTAATCAGAACATTCGTAATTGTCTCTCTAATCACTAGTCAGAATCTTTATGGTTGTTTCTTCGAATGAGCTTCTCTTGGTATTTTATCTCtgcttatatatattttatacttCAATTGATAAAAACAACAGCCGGTTAATTTAATTCCCTTGTCCAATTAGTCCATCTGTATGAAAATGTTAGGTTTCTTTGCTCGGCTTATGAGCCTCCATCGAGGATGGCTATGGAATTCACTTCACTACTTACGCAAACAATTTCTTTAACAAAGGCCAAAATCAACATTTGCATAAATCCACGGTCCACACCGTTAATTCACTCATCAAATTTTGGAAACAACTTGTATCTCATTTCCTTTTAACCCTTTCATGCAACAAAAGAAGTTTTGAGTATTGTTAGGGGTCTCACATTCCTTGGCTGCATTTACGGCAACGTTGCTGAGAAGGGCGTGTGGCTTGTACTAAAAAtctaaagggataattttataAACCTCCTCTCAAGTTTCTGATAATTTCACTTAAATTCcctttaattttaaatattatacCGACCTCCATTGATATTCTGAGTTGGTAAAAATAGCTTTTACCTTTCTCACTATTTTACATGAAAAAACTTGTacttttaaaagagaaaaaatagggaaaaaatcagaaaaaactcATTGGAAAAATTTTTGTAACATCTTATTGAAAATAGCTTTTACCTTTGTCACTATTTTACATGAAAAAAACTTGTacttttaaaagagaaaaaaataggggaaaaatcagaaaaaaactcattggaaaattttttgtaaCATCTTAAAATAATTACCAATTGAAACAGCttattttagtgaattttttttgttatggatTTTAGTGAAAGTGATTTATATGGTATACCAAAAGATGTGATTTGTTTTTTTGACTAGTAGCCTA
This portion of the Coffea arabica cultivar ET-39 chromosome 2e, Coffea Arabica ET-39 HiFi, whole genome shotgun sequence genome encodes:
- the LOC113731764 gene encoding uncharacterized protein, with the protein product MATLAHSTSFLSVGSLSSDHHKQLKLWKFQKPLTRRGFKRLALCSSNMTPWEPAEIAYAPASDAEGRFLQKSGTIFEALNSEKTDEATAKNSKEDASHRPMLLLPYLRWTVWLLGPPILLATGMVPTLWLPVSSIFLGPNIASLLSLTGLDCIFNLGASLFLLLADSCARPENSGHVFGSRPPVSYQFWNMVANIMGFVVPLLTMFASQKGLLQPFLPPISYLVLLGPYLLLLSVQILTEMLTWHWQSPVWLVTPVVYESYRLLQLMRGLKLGAELTAPAWMLHTIRGLVCWWVLVLGMQLMRVAWYAGFTARDRRQKEPSVLVGGN